The window tttcttttaattatataaaaaattatctttaaaaatcaaaatagctTTAGCAGCAACGTAGTCAAATTAGGTACACACTTGTGAATACCAGAAAAAAGTTGTTAGGAAACTTTAATTTCAGTGCACCAACTTTTCCTCCACTAAATTCAGCTTTTTCTCATTACTGTAATATTATCAACTTGGGCTTAGAAATGTGACCAAAAGGCAGGTGTCCTCGTCACATTTAAGTTTATGAAAGCTAGAGATGGATGTCAAGGAGTGTCTGTCGGTGCCAAAAAGCTAACTGATCTGCTTACGGACGAGACTGTAAACCATCGCAAGGCGGTTTTATGGGTTTGCCAAGCATTTGCTGACACCAAGACTGTTTAGGTGAAAATTAGATACATAACCTTCCTTTGGGGTAATCATATGGTTTCGCAGACTCTGAAAACTTGAAATGCATGAAGAAAAATGCTTTCAAGGCTTCCTGTTAGCATTTGCATTTAATGTAGGACCTATAGTCTATATTTGTTAGGGCCACTTTGCTAAATCACCTTAATGCTTGCTTGACTCCTACTATCAATTTATACAGCTTGTTCGTTTATAATTTTGGAACTCGCTTGGATGGAATGCACACGAAAGGGCTAGAAGCTAGGGGTGGATATGTATTTAGCTGCACATAGAAACACTGGAACGTGGTTTAGATGGATCTTGGACAGTTTAGCTTTTGAAAACAGGAATTGAAACAAGAACTAGAAGAAAATCAAAGTTACGAGGCTCAtttcaaatatttgataatataattTGTACTCCAAACTCTTTTAGCCcctttaaaaattctaattatatAACAAGGTTGGAATCTGTCAGCATCTCCTCTGACAGGATGGTGGGGTCCTTGCATGGATAAGGAGACCACCGTTGGGTGCATGCAGAAGACCACAAGGTCGTCAAGAGAAGCCCGAGTAGAATAAGAGAATAAGCTCGTTTACATGTTTTTGTCCTTACACAGATTGATTTCCAgttatttcaataaaaaattttcaacagttATAAATGGACTGCATTACAAAATATCAGACCATTGTCCTTTCTTTCTCTGCAATCGAATTTATCATACTTTTGTGCTGAAACAATGAAATTCAGATTTGTGGCATTATGGCatattttagaaatcatggaatatttactttttaattattttttatataattttgtaatcatgttttcaaaaaaaaattgtaattataaTTCATAACTTTGTCCATTTTTAAGCATATTGTAACATAGAATCAAAATTTCACAGTAACCAACCAGGGCATCTTTACTTGGTTGATGGAAACAAAAAAACTGAGAAATAAATCTCACGCTTCTTATAAGTAGGAAGTTGGGTAGAAGATTTCTGTCCCAATTTAGTTTATGTGCTTGACATATATTATTAGCATTTTTTGGCATCCAGCAGATGGATAAAGATTGCTCATTGCAACTGGCATTATTGTGTCCaatattatatacataaatatatatatatatatatatatatatatatatatatatatttNtataaaaatatatatatatattatatatattatataatatatatattgtcttAGCCTGTCTGCCACTGTTTACTCCATGCATTTAGTGAAACATATGAAAAAGTTTTTGAGTCCTGGAGCTCTTTTGGATGGCCAAAAAGGCACATGCACGTGCAAATACAGGAAAAATCTGCGATTAATACTACTGCAGTTGGGATTTGCACTTAAGATGAATTTGGATATGCTCGATTGCTCATTAAGCAGCAAGAAGAGAATAGACATTTCAAAGAGTACTGACAGGAGCTTTCTCAATCGCTAGCTCCCGATCTCTCATCAAACAGGACTTAtgataaaaacattaaatgaCATGCAAGAAAATATAACACAAGTTGGCAGCAGCCCTTATTCGTAGTTACTAATCTATCTATATGGCCATAGTAGCTCATGTTGTTCGGATGGCTTGGTGATGGGGGCTAGTTTTATGGCTTCCCCATTGGAGGGTGTCCTGGATAGTGACCATAAGGTGGCTCATACACCGGTGGTTTCTTAGGAGGTTCATATACTGGTGGCTTCTTCGGAGGTTCGTAAACCGGTGGTTTGGGCTCTGGCTTCTCTTTCTTCGGAGGTTCATAAACTGGTGGTTTTGGTGGCTTAGGTTCATATACTGGTGGTTTTGGTGGCTTAGGTTCATACACTGGAGGCTTCTTTGGAGGCTCATATACTGGTGGTTTGGGTTCTGGCTTCTCTTTCTTTGGAGGTTCATAAACTGGTGGCTTTGGTGGCTTAGGCTCATAAACTGGTGGCTTTGGTGGCTTAGGTTCATATACTGGTGGTTTCTTTGGAGGCTCATACACCGGAGGCTTCTTTGGAGGCTCATAAACTGGTGGCTTTGGTGGCTTAGGTTCATAAACTGGTGGCTTAGGTTCATATACTGGTGGCTTTGGTGGCTTAGGCTCATAAACTGGTGGCTTTGGTGGCTTAGGTTCATAAACTGGCGGTTTCTTTGGAGGCTCATACACCGGAGGCTTCTTTGGAGGCTCATATACTGGTGGTTTGGGTTCTGGCTTTGGAGGCTTAGGTTCATATACTGGTGGTTTCTTTGGAGGCTCATAAACTGGTGGCTTTGGTGGCTTAGGCTCATAAACTGGTGGCTTTGGAGGCTTAGGTTCATAAACTGGCGGTTTCTTTGGAGGCTCATACACCGGTGGTTTCTTGGGAGGTTCATAAACTGGTGGTTTGGGTTCTGGCTTTTCCTTCTTTGGAGGTTCGTAAACCGGTGGCTTGGGCTCCGGCTTCTCCTTCTTTGGGGGTTCATAGACAGGGGGTTGGGGTTCTGGCTTCTTTGGAGGTTCGTAAACTGGTGGTGGTTTGTAAATTGGGGGTGGCTTCACCTCGGGAGGTTTGTAAACAGGAGTAGGTGGTTTCCCATAGCCGGGTAACTCGTAGGTACCAAGGGAGGGAGTGGCGAGAACCACCACTCCCAGGAGCAGTACTAGTAAGTGTGTAAGAGACATCTTGGAGCTCTGGCTTTCGATAGGGCAACTCGAAGCCCTCCTTTTATAGTGGTAAAGGAGCCTTTTGGTTAGTCCAGGTGTCAAAATTTCTCTCGTTTCATACCTTACGAAATAGTGAGCTAGCTAGATTTGTAAATATTTGAGTAATTCATAAATGTGATAGGGTCCATTTGGGTCCCACTTAGTCGAAATTTTGGACTATGAATTACAAGGCCTTATTCATGATTGAAGAAGATTGGCAGTGTGGCTATTAAAGAAGATTGGCAGTGTGGTTCTTTTGGCGGTGACTATTCCTTCTCTTTCCATAAAGTAATAGTTAGCGTCactcttttcatctttttcatttatgaaacatgctttttcttttcctgctAAAAGAAGCAATAGAATGGCACGAAATTCTCCTTTATATCTGCTCAGCAACTCTTTCCTAACAAATATAAGAAGCTCAAGGCGTGAAAATATCTCAAGAGACTGAAAGTGAAGAGCGTTTCTATAAACAATGCCTCAGGATAAAGTTGCAAAAAAATTGCAGGACTGCACATCTTCTAGTATCACAATAGGTGTTCATCAAGGAAAACTTTTTACTCCAATTGGTATGATATTTACTGTTTTCATGTCCTGTAAAGTCTTGGTTGCTACAATAAATATAGTAGAAGTGTTTGATGACAGCAAATTTCCTTCTGGACTGCAAACATTGTTACTAATTTCAAATGTAATGCCACagctataaaaaataaaaataaaataaaaaaagcgAAGCCCAGATGAGAAGGTTGGTACCTTCCGCTTGCATGTTCTAAGTTTTGCTTGAGGGAGATTATTTTGGCTAAAATCTAACAACATTGTTGCCAAAAGGCAACTTCATTATTGGTGGAAGCCTTTGCAGTCCTGTTGGGAAATTTACACGAATGCAGCACTCACCTCTTTGCTTGTTTCCATAGTTAACAACAAGTGAGCTTATTTGTCGGTATTGACTTTTATGATGCAtaccctttttctctttctatattttgttttcagtTACCTAATTCCTTATAGTTGGCACtaggttttttttaaattcaacgAGTTTTTGCATCTAATGGTCTTTTATTGACTTTTAGAAGCAATATTTTAACCTTCCTGTTGATTGTACCTTAGTTGAACTAAGTTCCAGAAAGACAGCTTTCTTTCACTATCAGTGTATGGATAGCTTAGCAATTTAGTCTTATGGATTCATTATTACCCTTGCACTAAAGCCGCAGGCAAATTACTGAAAGACTAATCATAGATCTTTTTCTGCTAATTAAGGTATTTGAGTGGTTCTATTATGGAGAGAAATTAATTTACTCTGTAAGTGAGGCTATATTGAAGAGAATCTGAACTGTTTACAACTACTTTGTTCTCCATAAGAATTTTGGCTGCAACGTTTGACAATTATTGTTGTTATTGCCTTTATTCTCATGACAGAGCGCTTTAGGCAGGACAATCTGGTTCATGAACACTGCTCATAATTAGATTTTAATTCCCAATCCTAAATTGCATGTTAATAGCATTATGAAGTATGTCATAAATTTTGCACAATACTTTAAACTCGGAAAGAGAGTATTTGGACTTGGGATCTCTTCCTGGAAGTACGGCCTGGTCACCATGAAGCTTCCAGAAATTTGTTTTCTACACGCAACACTGGATTTGGTATAACTAATTGTGAGGAAATATGAGCTCTTAAAGCAGATGAACAGTTCTGTGAATcggcttaattaattttcatgaattCGGGCAGCCTAAGGCTTATTCCAAACAATTTAGATGAAGAGTTCGACCAGAGTAAAGAAATATTTCATTATGTACCATCTTGTCCTGTAATTAGGTGATTATCATatgaattataaatttataatcaCTTTCCTGAGTCGAAATTCAGCAGATTTCTTTTGTAGTTTCCCCCCACTCATCTACAggttattttatcaaaaaacctgctggtttttttttaaattaaaaaaacctGCAGGTTCTGTGCTGCTATGTGCTGGCagaagaaaaagcttaatGGCGATAGAACAACAGTCAGTGAGAAAGACTGGCATTTTGCAAAACCGACATGCTGCATAATAGGCCTAGCTTACCTACCGTCCTTTTGATAAAATTGTACTCGTTATAAAATTAGATGAACTTTCAATTCGTAGCTTATCCAATTAGTACGTAACACAATGTTTGAAATACATGATTGATCATGAATGCCAATATTATTGCTTTTTGATTTTTGCAACTCTGGCAATGGATCTTTCCACCAACCAATCTCCATGCACGAAAACGCAACAAAAATCTTGAACTTAGTGGTTCAGTTGAAGTCAAAAAGCCAAAAGAAAGGGATGAGAGGGGGGATTGAAACAAAGAAAGCGAAAAGAGAAACAGACCATGACTGGAGAGGAAATATGAATATAGGTGGGAATAAATAAGTATTCATGGAAATCAACTGCATGCAGTAACAAAGTGGCTTGTGAGGCTCTTCAGCTTTCTCCATTATTGGAGGGTGTCCAGGGTAGTTTCCATAGGGTGGAGATGGTTTGGGCGAGGGTAGAGTTCTTGGCTTATGCTCAGGAGCCGGGGTATGAGGTTTGGGCATTGTGGCTGGCTTTTCAACGGCTTGTCCACCTGTGGTGCTGGTCCTTTTTTTGGAGGTAGAGTTGGTGCAATGGGTGGTTTTGGTCCTAACTCTAGGAGGTAGATCGAGTTAGTGGATTGTGCTCAGGATTTAGCTTTTCTGCTTTAGGAGGCTTTCGAACTCGGGTTCCTGCCTCGTGCTTGGCACTGGCTTCTTAGTTGGGGGATCCAGGTGGCCTGGAATGGGTGGTTTGCGCTCATATTGAGGTGGCTTTGCGTAATCAGCTAAACAGGGTGCGCTAAGACTAAAAACCACTGAACCGATAAACAACATAAACAAGTATACATAGGAGACATCTTTGTGCTTTGATGGTATAAAGATAATGGTTCAGAACTTGAAGGAACATACCATTTTGTAATGCTTACCAGCCCTGGAAAGTTGTATACATGTTCAAATTTCGTTCAGTTCGTGTCATGCACAGATTACAAAATAAGTTAAACTATATAATTTGCAGAGCTTAATTAAGGCGATAAAATGGTTCATTTGTTTCCCATAGAGATGAACATTTAGACAGTTGGGAAAATCCTGTTCCTAAGAAGGATGAGGGAGGAAAAGTTCCAACCTCCAGGTTAAAATCCATTTTAGTTTCTCTCTCACGATCTACCGACTTTTGCCCTTTCTTCATCTGTTTCAACGTTGATCCAGATCTCTAGGTGAGCATTTTGTCAAAGCAGCCATCATGGAAAATGTCAACAGCGCTTGGACAGTAGCAAGGCATTATTTTGgccaataagaacaaaaaaggtTGGTGCTACAATTAAGGTAATTACCGAAGAACTTTTGCTcctattatttttcttccgTTTTGTTCGAATTTCTGTATGATTCACTCACTTCAGTCGTTTTCAAGACTGTGATTTCTTGTAATTCTAGATTTTCTTCCATGGCGTAATATTTGACAGTCCGCATCCGCGTTTCTTGATTTCCCATATAGATTGCGACATTGATGGCCACTTGTCAGTCATAGGTCGTTGGTACAGTTTCATCGTGTCAGTCCGTGCCTATCATTTCAATCTAAACATGCAAATAAACCcaaaaaatgaagaataaaaaaaatataacatagTTTATCAGATAACTTTGGACTTTTAGTATTGTCAAAGACTTTCGTTACTTGTTGGGATGAATTCTGGGTACAAAGTTGTCAATATTGGAGGTGTAAACAAGAACTCTCATTTCCAGACTCAAGGGCTACCTGGAGTATGTTTCCAGTAACAAACGTGTAGGAGCTTTAATTTGACATTGTAGATGGTGCAAAATGTGCAGAGAGAACAGAATCCCATAGTCTGTAGGTGGAGATTGATTGAGAGAGATACAAAAATTCTGTATTTACAAGTCATATTTGCTCAttgacaaaagaaaataaaatattgaacGTGGACTATTCCCATAGAAAAGAACCCATAACTACTCATCTCTCTTGCCATAGTCTCTCTCTGTGGTATGACTCCATCAAGATCCATGAATTAGTGATATCCTTACTTCATCCTTTAATTGTGAGGCCAAAAATAAGACACATACAACAGGAACCAACACACTGGAGGTGCAGCTGTGTAGTCTACATGTTCCAGAACCCAGAAGTTTCCTGTCCTGAAAAATaagccattttttttttgtatcctTTGACTAATGTAtgtaaataaaagaaaatatagattTGATATGTCAGTGCTCTGCATATGTAGTTATCTTCTCGATCGGATTTGCTCCTTATTTTCAATGGACAAATGCTGGTAGGTTTTCTGGGTCTAAACTGAAGACTTTATTCTCCAGACAGGGCAGGTGAAATTGAAGAATTATGTGAGGAATATTCTTACTACGAACCGTGGTTTTTCTCCAGGATTCTACGACCAAGGAAAACAAATCGTGGTGCCATATGTCTCCATGCATGTTATTATGGGCACATCATCTTTCTTAATTTCTGATACGACTTACTCACACATCCAATGGAGATGGTTGCCAAAAATTTGTTTACTCCTAACTGGCTTAtccttttttactttctttatatttttcccCTAATAAGTGGTCCAACAACtccttaaattattatatctTCACTTTTTCATCCATTCCACCAActacatatattttaatgtttttgttatttaatttctgatcttgaaaaatgacaaaattgttTAAGTTATTGATTTAGCCAGCCAtttattgttttctttattgGTGGCCGCAGCCTATTGGTGTCCACCGACTGCCCCTGGCCATGCTAGGCCAGGCTCTGGGCCCTTAAGCCCTGCTGgttataaataattctaacttGAACAAACAATATTAAGCCTAGGCCCAACttgatgattattttattacgaaaatagatttttttttttataattaagagACGAGTAtttgaatcttattttttagaGACAgagaatatatattaattaataaattatatattctAGTATTTATTatgaagataattttttttttagttagtGGGGTGCGCCAGCCCTGAGCTATAGTGCAACGCTAGGGCAATGCGCGAGAGAACCAATAGCAAGCTACTATGGTGGACTCTCTccctaaaaaaattaatttaacatCATGTGGACTAATGGCCCATGAAGAtagttatttttgaaaaacataaaaatttgataTGTGAAATTGAATTTGTTGGATCAGAATTGAAAACCCGAATAATTCCGAGTACAAGTTATTTCGGATTCAGATGATTCGAGTATGATATtcagatatttttatttaaattattaacttttaaaattatgttatattttattaatagtaattaaattgtttattatCACATTTTTGTTAACTTGTATCATACCTTCAactttgatttttgatatcataaaaaaattcaaaatttttttgactcatataaaaaggaaagaaacaagtgaaatgaaagttattaattaatataaaaaacaatAGTTAActtctaaaaaaattataaattgttttttattgAATGATGTTAATTTTCACTTTCATTACACAGATTATTATTAGTAATTCACCGTAATTATGGTTCGACTTACAATTTAAAATGTCAGTcataacttataaaataaGGTATAATTCTCTCTTTAGTTCCTTTAAAGTTAACGTTTATTAcctcaaaatttaaaaaatgaaaaaatattttacgtaATAATTAATGAACGTCAACAACACAAATTGgttcaattcaaaattcaaaaccaGAAATAGCTTAAACCTAAAATAACTCgactcaaaattaattaatgaatagTTAAaatacaatttctttttatttacaGTATTTAACATGCATGCGGAGTTTAGCATTTTGTGCGGGCCTAATCCAACTCTTGGAATTTAAGTGCGTGCAGCCCATTGTCACAAAAGCACAAAGAACAAACAAGGCAGAGAGTacttcataaaataaaaaagaacaaaaaaaaaaaaaaaaacaaagaattgaAGATGGGTTATCAGGATCAAACTTATATGCACAACAATTCCTTCTCAGCATCAGGCTTTTCTGTCAGCTTTGGATCTTATTTCATTATATGTTGTGAATTTTGTCTTTACCTTCCCAAAAACTATTGATGCTCTGTAGTGATTCTGGTTCCTTGTAGTAGGGTCTCCCctgctttttttttacatGAATAAATTGTATTTAtctgaaaaaacaaaagagggGTTACAGTTTCAGCCATTGAGGCTTGCTGGGCTGCAAAGAAgctatagagagagagagagtcgATCATCATATCAAAAATGTTTAATACTACAACTATAGAAGAAATTAAGACTGTATATTACACTAAGTgaaagcatatatatatatatatagtgacAGTCGTAAAGTACAAAGTTTTCAAACTGCATGTCCATGCTCATTTCCTACGTAGGAAGCTAGTACATGCACTACAAGCTAAAGGAGTGAACTACGTAAACATTAAAAACCAACTATAGCGGGAGTTATGGACTCAAACCATTGAACATAGCTGCTCTTATTTCTATGACACTCTCCCATTCCATATATACTAAACACAACTAGCTACTAGCTGGTAACGCCTAGTTAGCTTGTCGTGGCGGCTTGTGGGGTGGTTCATCATGTGGAGGCTCAACGGGCGGTTGGTCAGGAGGCTGGTGGGGTGGTTCATCATGTGGAGGCTCAACGGGCGGTTGGTCAGGAGGCTGGTGGGGTGGTTCATCATGTGGAGGCCCAACGGGCGGTTGGTCAGGCGGCTGGTGGGGTGGTTCATCATGTGGAGGCCCAACGGGCGGTTGGTCAGGCGGCTGGTGGGGTGGTTCATCATGTGGAGGCTCAACGGGCGGTTGGTCAGGAGGCTGGTGGGGTGGTTCATCATGTGGAGGCCCAACGGGCGGTTGGTCAGGCGGCTGGTGGGGTGGTTCATCATGTGGAGGCCCAACGGGCGGTTGGTCAGGCGGCTGGTGGGGTGGTTCATCATGTGGAGGCCCAACGGGCGGTTGGTCAGGCGGCCCAAGTGGAGGCTCATGAGGTGGCTCGTGTGGAGGCACTGGTGGACGCAACTTGCGTGGTGGCTGGAGCACTTCTTTGTTCTCAAGTACTTGCTCTGCCAGAAGGTGTCCCGCGGGGTGATGACCATCATGTGGTGGCTTCTTTCCCTTGCCCTTTGGTGGTTTGTCAAATGGTTTGCAGGGTGAGCTGTGTAATTCCTCAACGCAGCCGTCTTCCGAGAGGTGTCGTTGGGGTACTGGCTTATTATCACCTGGGCGTATCGGTGGCTCCTCTTTCTTAGGTGGCAGTGGTTTATCACCAGGGATAAACTTTGGTGGTACATAACCAGGGAGAATTGGTGGTTTGCGCTCTGGAAAGCGCTCGTCTTCCTCGGGAGGCCCATTATAAGCTAGAGATGGGGATGGAGTGGTGAGAAGAGCCATCACTCCAAGTAAAAACAGAAGCAAGTAAGCTTTAGACATTGTGATTGGAAAATCTGTAGCTTGTTTTTGTGGTGAAGAACATGAACAACTAGCGGCCATTTATACTGGATGGAATCATAGCTTTATCGTCACCACTCATGTCATTGAGCATTTGGCAAGCTAGCTTAGTTTGTAGCTTTAGATAactgtttaattaattaaattacagATTTTCAGTTCACAGTTCACATAGTGCTCAAAAGAAGAGAAGCTCACAAATTTTAGGTGGTCCATTTTGGGGTCCCATCAAAgctattttcttgtttttcattGAGAGAAAACTGAAAACCAAATTCCTGTCACATTTAGtccattaaaatttaatttattttccttacTATAAGCCTGCACCCAAGTGACTCGATTGACTTCCGTCTATTTTTATAAGTTCTGCCTAGGGCTTCTGTTTCTGTGTGTTGGCACGTTGATTCTGTTCATATTTAGCCTTTAATTTCACTGGAGTGCAATTCTACTCGAAATGGTGAATTAACTTATCAAACCCCTTTAAATCACAATAAAGAGGTGTAGAATAGGATATTGCACCACAGATTCCAACGTATATTCGattttgattttcctttttttttatttttgcatgaagtagtcaaaattaaatagtacTTCAAAATCAAGTTGAAGAGTTATTTAATAATGTTGCATAAATTGTCTAATGGCATATGTTAAAATTTAGagtgttttttatgatatcaTTATAGTGCAAAATCGAGTCATAGCTATGTTTACCTCGACAATTTGCACATTATCACTTAAGATCACCCACTAACTGAGATATTTTCTTATCTCTTACTTCAATTCGTTGGATTCAATTTCATGAGaaaatcacatttttttaaaCGAAATAATTATTGTATTTTATTAGAATCGCTCTAGCAATGAACACAAAAATTCATACactatttttcaattttttttctagccatacTATAGCATTAAAGCTTTAATTAGAATATATAATCACTTGGGTCATTATAGATTTTTGTCTTTGGAATTTTAGCATCTTTAGGAACAATTCAAcaagtaaaaagaaattacctttttttttgctGTTTTTTTCAACTAGTTCAGACTTACAACATGCATAATGTTgctgggtttttttttttttttggtctttttcatttcaatttaCAGCTACTTGACTTTCTCTCTGttggaaagaaacaaagacaaaacgccaaaaaagaaaaaaaaaaaaaaacagaagaaagGAAGGTGGGAAAGTTCTCCTGAGAATCTGAGGTACTCAAGTCAACTTCAAGGCGTTTGGGGCCAACCAATGACTCAGAGTCACCGGCCCAGACGTTCGCTAGCGATCGCTTTTGTCTTGACTCAGAGTCACCGTCC is drawn from Theobroma cacao cultivar B97-61/B2 chromosome 4, Criollo_cocoa_genome_V2, whole genome shotgun sequence and contains these coding sequences:
- the LOC18603206 gene encoding repetitive proline-rich cell wall protein 2 isoform X2, which produces MSLTHLLVLLLGVVVLATPSLGTYELPGYGKPPTPVYKPPEVKPPPIYKPPPVYEPPKKPEPQPPVYEPPKKEKPEPKPPVYEPPKKEKPEPKPPVYEPPKKPPVYEPPKKPPVYEPKPPKPPVYEPKPPKPPVYEPPKKPPVYEPKPPKPEPKPPVYEPPKKPPVYEPPKKPPVYEPKPPKPPVYEPKPPKPPVYEPKPPKPPVYEPKPPKPPVYEPKPPKPPVYEPPKKEKPEPKPPVYEPPKKPPVYEPKPPKPPVYEPKPPKPPVYEPPKKEKPEPKPPVYEPPKKPPVYEPPKKPPVYEPPYGHYPGHPPMGKP
- the LOC18603206 gene encoding repetitive proline-rich cell wall protein isoform X1, whose product is MSLTHLLVLLLGVVVLATPSLGTYELPGYGKPPTPVYKPPEVKPPPIYKPPPVYEPPKKPEPQPPVYEPPKKEKPEPKPPVYEPPKKEKPEPKPPVYEPPKKPPVYEPPKKPPVYEPKPPKPPVYEPKPPKPPVYEPPKKPPVYEPKPPKPEPKPPVYEPPKKPPVYEPPKKPPVYEPKPPKPPVYEPKPPKPPVYEPKPPVYEPKPPKPPVYEPPKKPPVYEPPKKPPVYEPKPPKPPVYEPKPPKPPVYEPPKKEKPEPKPPVYEPPKKPPVYEPKPPKPPVYEPKPPKPPVYEPPKKEKPEPKPPVYEPPKKPPVYEPPKKPPVYEPPYGHYPGHPPMGKP
- the LOC18603207 gene encoding early nodulin-75: MAASCSCSSPQKQATDFPITMSKAYLLLFLLGVMALLTTPSPSLAYNGPPEEDERFPERKPPILPGYVPPKFIPGDKPLPPKKEEPPIRPGDNKPVPQRHLSEDGCVEELHSSPCKPFDKPPKGKGKKPPHDGHHPAGHLLAEQVLENKEVLQPPRKLRPPVPPHEPPHEPPLGPPDQPPVGPPHDEPPHQPPDQPPVGPPHDEPPHQPPDQPPVGPPHDEPPHQPPDQPPVEPPHDEPPHQPPDQPPVGPPHDEPPHQPPDQPPVGPPHDEPPHQPPDQPPVEPPHDEPPHQPPDQPPVEPPHDEPPHKPPRQAN